CAAATGGGAGTATCTGCTGACAGAACTTGTTTATCGGAGGTTTTCCCGACCTCTGGCAAAGATTCTCTCGAAAACAGGTGTTTCGCCGAATTTAATCACCGTTATTGCCACAATCGTCGGATTGGGGGCAGCAGCGGTCATTGCAGCTGGAGAAATATACTGGGGCGTGCTAACTCTCTTCATCTCGCAAATTCTTGACTGCACTGACGGTGACCTGGCAAGGCTGACGGGGAGGGTTACGAGGAGCGGAGCGTACCTCGACAGAGTCTTCGACAGGTTCGTGGATGCTGCAATTGTCATTGGAATTGTCTATCTTTATCCTTCTGAGCTATGGCTTGCCGGCTTTATGGCGGTGGTTGGCTCCTTTGGAGTGAGCATAACGAGGGCTATGGCTGAAGCTGAAGGCGCGGAATGCAAAGTTGGAATTGGTGGAAGGGACACGAGGCTTGCCATCATAATGGTTGGGCTGCTCTACGGATACGCCAGCGGTAATGCGGTGAGCGTTTATGCAGCAACGCTGTGGATTGTGGCGGTGCTCGGCTTTATAACCACACTGCACCGCATGCTTCACACATTAAAGCAGCTCGACTAGCCTCTCTTTATTTTTCCCCTCCCCAGCGATGCGAAGATTCCAACGAAGCAGAGCGCGGCGAAGATCGAGAAGGCTATTCTTGAGCTTTCGATGAACCTGCCGAAGTACTCAGGAGTTATCTCAACCCTTCCAATTACCATTGAGAAGACGAGCATGACGAGAGCCATGCTCAAAGTCTGCCCTACGAGCCGCATTGTTGCAACTGTGGCTGAGGCTATGCCGAAAAATTTTCTCTCAACCGAGCTCATGATTGCGTTGGTGTTCGGAGAGCTGAACAGTGCAATTCCAAAACCGAGGAGCATGAGGTAAGTGATTATGTTGCTTAAGGCCGTCTCTCCGTTGATGCCTGCGAAGAGGATTAAGGACAGAGTTGTCACAGCCATGCCCGTTGAGGCTACAACCCTCGGCTCTATTCTATCCGAAATCCAGCCGGCAATGGGGGCGAAGATTGCCATGACTACGGGCTGGGATACGAGGATGAGGCCAGCCGTCTGAGCGTCGAACCCCTTTACGTACTGGAGGTAGAGGCTCATCAAAAAGCCCACGGCGAAGGTTGCCGCATAGTTGAGCAGTGCGGCGAGGCTTGAGAGGGAGAAGGTAAGGTTGCTCAGAAGAAGCCTTACAGCAAAAACGGGATGCTCTTGCCTGTTCTCGTAAACAACAAAAATTAAGGCCAAGATTGCACCGAGAACTATGAAAGCAACTGAGAACTCTGAAAAACCGTAAATCAGGAAGAAGAGCATGGCCGCGTAAATTGCGGAACCGGCAAGGTCGAATTTCTCCCCCCTCGCATCAGCCCACTCCCCCCTGAGATAGACTGATGCAACGATTAGGGCGAAGAATCCCAAAGCTCCGTTGGCGATGAACAAGCTCCTCCATCCGAGATTTTGGGTCAGAAACCCTCCACCTATGGGGCCAAGACTTAATCCCGTGTAAACCGCTCCGGTGTTGATGCCAATGGCCTTCCCCCTTTCCTGGGGAGGGAAAACCGAAGTGAGAATGGCTACTGAGGTGGCGAAAATCATCGCACCGCCAACACCTTGGAGGACTCTGAAAGCTATAAGCATCTCCGCATTGGGAGGAATTGCTGAGAGAATGGAGCCGAGACTGAAAACAAGCAGTCCAACCACAAAAACCTTCTTCCTTCCCGCTATGTCTGCAATCCTGCCGAAGGGGACGGAAAACATGCCGGCTGCGAGAAGATATGCCGTGGCAATCCAGCCGAGAGTTATGGCGTCAATCTGAAATTCTTTGCCTATTGCGGGCAGGGCTATGTTGGTTGAAGAGCCCATGAAGGGGGTGAGAAAGGAAGCAACACCTGATGTCAGCAGAGCTGCCTTTTTCAGTTGCATGAGTTTGCCTTATGCGAAAAAATTTAAAAACTTAATCCCTCTTGTAGAGCAAGTAATCCGGCTTGCCTGCCGGGATTGTGTAGTTCGGCGGTAGAAGACCGAGTTTTTCAGCCTCCTTCTCCAGCCACTCCCTGTGGTCTGGATGCGCGAGATGAATCATCGCTATTGCCCTTTCCTTTACCGTAAGCCCCTTCAGGTAGGCAACTCCCCACTCGGTTGCAACAACCTGAACCATGCTTCTCGGGACAGTCACCGCCGCTCCAGGAGGCAGGATGGGCTTGATCCTCGACGTACCGTTGTGTGTGGAGTACATTGCGAGAATGCTGAAGCCCTGTCTGTCTCTGCTGAAAAGACAGCCCATAACGAAGTCCAACTGCCCCCCAGTCCCGCTCACCTGATAGAGCTTGCCTGTTGGTGATATCAGCCCCATCTGCTCCGAGTTTATCTGGCCCATCAGGTCGGCCTCTGCGGCCTGGTTTAGGGAGAACATCTTCGGCTGCTGCGCTATGATGAAGGGGTCGTTGGTGTAGTCGACTGGGTAGGTTGCAACCTCCGGATTCCTGTCGAGGTACTCGTAGAGCTTGAGAGAGCCGAGGGCGAACGTGAAAACGCTCTTCCCCCTATCGAGCCTCTTCTGGTCGTTGGTAACAACGCCCTCCTCAATCAACTCAAGCGTGCCATCGCCCATCATTTCGGTGTGCACGCCGAGGTTCTTGTACCCTCCTTCCTTGAGCATTTTAACAACCGTATCCGGCAGACCGCCAATGCCAACCTGAAGCGTTGAGCCATCCTGTATGAGCTTCCTGCCGTCCTTCGTTTCTGCGTTGAGTATGTTCTCTGCTATCATCTCATCCTCCTTCGTTGGGGGTATGCTGAATGGTATGAACGGAACTGGCATCTCGTTGTCCTCAACGATGTAGTCAACTTCCGAGATGTGGATGCACTCGTCGTAGCCTCCATTGACCCAGGGCATATTTTCTTTGACGACCACCACAACCTTCTCTGCAACCTCTGCCAGCGCCTTCATGTGCGAGCAGGTCAGGCCGAAGTTGAAGTAGCCGTGCTTGTCCATGGGCGTGGTGACGAGGTAGGCGATGTCTATCGGGTCGTAGTCTTTGGAGAACTCCCTGACAATTTTCGGAACGTCGTGATACAGGTTGGGCCTGAATACACACGGTCCAAGCTCCTTGCTGGTTTTTCTTACGGGTCGGTAGAGGAAGCCGCTCGACCACTCGAAGACCTCCCCATTGGGGTCGGCCTTGAGAAACTCGTAATGGGCGAGGTCTATGAAAGTACCCACTTTAACGTTTTCAAGCTCGTCCTTTCTCTTTGCGAGGTATTTGTCTATTATGAGCGCTGTATTTGCGGCACCGCCAAGCTCGATGTGCATTCCACTCTCTACAAGCCCCGCAGCCTCTTCAGGACTGATAAGCTTTTTTTCATATTCTTCCCTGTAGTTCATTCTATCACACCTCTTCATTTGAAAATTATGGAGAATATTTAACGTTTTCTGAATTAAACATAACTCTGATTAATCCTTTAGGAAAATGGGCAGCTTAAAAATTTTATCGTATGAAATTTTAAAAAATTAAGATTTGCCCCACTTCTTCGCCCAGTATTCCTTGATAACCTCAAGAGCTACCAGCTTTTCACCGCTCAGGAACCTTATGCACGCCCCTCCTGCAGTTGATATGTGGCTGAACTTGTCCGAAAGGCCGAAGAGGCGTGCTGCTGAGGCGATGTGCCCCCCGCCAACAACCGAGTAACCAGCCCTTGTCGCGGCCCTCAGAATCTCGTAAGTTCCGAGAGAGAAACGCTCATCCTCAAAAACTCCCGCAGGACCGTTCAGAACCACATAATCGTACTTCGGGATGATTTCCGAAAGCTGGTTAACGGTTTCAAGCCCAATATCCATTATTCTGTATTTCCCATCAAACTTCTCCAATGGGATATCTACCCTGACACCGTCTTTCTCTATACCGAGGTCAATGGGAAGGATAATTTTGTCGGAGTACTTCTTGAGTATGTTTATCATCTCCTCGTCGCTCACGTCTTCCTTGTTGTCCTCCACAACCTTTCTGTTCACTTCACCTATATCGTAACCTTTCAGCATGAGAAAGTAGTTGGCAACTACACCCGTGAGAACGACTTTTTCCGCAATGTTGTTTTCCAGCACGTTTTTTAGAACTTTCACCGAGTCCTTGATTTTAGCTCCGCCCAGGACAAATATCTTTCTCCCCTCCCCCTTGAGGGGTTTGCTGAGGGCGGTAACCTCATTTTCGACGAGCCTTCCCACGACGGATGGCAGAACCGGAACGAAGCCGACCAAAGATGCGTGGCTTCGATGGGATGCGGAGAAGGCGTCGTTGACAAAGAGGTCAAAGGCTGTGCTGAGTTTCCTGACCATGTGGCACTCGGCATGCTCCTCAGCGCTTCTGTTCAACTGCTCCTCGGAGTAGAACCTCACGTTCTCGAGCAAAATTACCTCACCGTTCTCCATCTCCTTTATTCTTCTCAGAACGCCTTTGCTGAAAATTTCGTCTATGTACTCGACTCTCTTCCCGAGCAGTTTGGAAAGTGTGGATGCGTGGCTTTCGAGACTCGTGAAGTCCTTCTTTCCGGGTCGGCTCTGGTGTGCGAGCAAAACGAGCTTTGAGTCTTCAAGAGCCTCAATTGTCGGAATGTGGCTCTCGAATCTGCTCGTGTCGAGAATCGTTGAGTTCACAATAGGAGCGTTGATGTCAACCCTCAGCAGAACGTGCTTTCCTCTGTACGGAATATCGTCTAGTGTTGGAAGGCCGTCTATCATCACTTCAATTCGGAAGGTGAAATTAAAAACTTTCTGAAAATTTTAATTTACCTGCTCAGAATTGGTTCATGGAAATAACGGACATTGGCGGTGTCCTCTGCAACGGAATAAAGGAGGGAAAATACGGCCTTGGACTCGTTAGGGTTAGAGGAAGTATTGCAGGAGTTTTCACGCAGAACAAAATCCGGGCTGCTCCGGTTATCGTTTGCGAGGAGAACATCAGGGATGGGGTTGTGGAGGGTGTGATTGTGAACAGCGGAAATGCAAATGCCTACACCGGGGAGCAGGGGATGAGAGACGCGAGGGAGATGTGCAGAATCGCTGCAAATCTTCTTGGATGTGAGGAGAGGAGAGTTGCGGTCGCCTCTACCGGCGTAATCGGAAGAAAGCTGGACATGGAGTGGATAAGAAAAAAAGCACCGGAGGTTTACTCAGGTCTCGGAAATTCGGTGGAGAATGCAGAGAGGTTCGGAAGGGCGATTGTAACCACGGACAGATTCGTCAAGAAGGCCTACTCAGAGAAGGCGAGGATTGCTGCTGTTGCAAAGGGGGCGGGAATGATTGCACCGAATATGGCTACAATGCTCTGCTTTGCCTTCACCTCCGCAAAATTTGACAGCGGAGAGCTTTACGATATGCTGAGAAGGGCAGCCGATAAAACCTTCAACAGACTTACGGTTGACGGGGATACCTCAACCAACGATACCGTTTTGCTGATTTCAACCGGCAAGGAGAGGGTGGAGAGAGATGTTTTCGAGGAGGAGCTTTGCTCGGTCTTTTACAGCATCGCAAAGCAGATGGCGAGAGATGGAGAGGGGGCGACGAAGGTTTTCGAAGTCAGGGTTGACGGAGCGAGAAATGATGAGGATGCGAATCTGATAGCCAGAGCTGTTGCAAGCTCGCTGCTTGTTAAGACGGCAATATTCGGCTGCGACCCCAACTGGGGGAGAATTATTGCTGCTGCCGGCTACAGCGGGGCAGATGTGGATGAGAGAATAACTCTTAGCCTCTCAGACGGGAGGGATGAAGTCTTTCTAATCGATTCCGGAAGGCCTTTGGGGAACGAAGAGCGGGCGAGAGTGTTGATGGAGAAAGCAGAGGAGCTTGTAATCAGGCTGAGGCTTGAAAAAGGTAATGGAAAGGGCTTTGCCATCGGCTGCGACCTAACCTACGATTACGTGAAGCTGAATGCCGAGTACACAACTTAGAGGTCTATCAGGTGCGTCTCCTTAACCACATTCAGCACGAGCATTGTGTATGTCTTGAGTACCTTGTCCATCCCCGCTATTCTTTTTACAAAGGCGTTCAGGCTGTCCCTATCCTTGAACTTGGCCACAACGATAATGTCGTAGTCACCTGTAACGTCGTAAACGGCTGTCACGTTTCTCTCCTTCGCAATCTCCTTCTCAATCTCCGTCAGGTAACCACCCTCTGCGGTAATGCCTATTATCGCTATGAGGTCGTATCCCAGCATTGAGTAGTCAACGACGGGAATGAACTTCTTGATAAGCCCGATTTTTCTCATCTTGTTTATTCTGTTGTAAACCGTCCCCTCGGCCACTCCTACCTTTTCTGAAATTTCCTTCAAGCTTTTGCGGGCATCATCCTGCAATTCTCTCAAAATTTTGATGTCAACCTCATCAATCTTTACCATTGAACTCCATTATTTGAAGAATTTTTAAGGTTTTTGCAGGTTGAAGCTGAGCGCGAAACTGAAGGCAAAAGCTTTAATCACCTCCCCGCCAACATAGCCTTTACGATGCTGAATCAAAGGCTCAGAGAGGCTTTGAGTGCTGCGGGAATTGAGGAGCTGACCGAGCTGCAGTTAGAGGCCTTCAGGAAGATTTTGAGCGGTAAGGACGTGCTAATCATCGCTCCAACGGGAAGCGGGAAAACGGAGGCTGCAATAATCCCCATTTTCGAGGCAATGCTAAAAATGGAGAAGCCCGAGGGAATCGTTGCCATTTACATTACACCTCTAAGAGCTTTGAACAGGGACATGCTGAGGAGGATTAGGGGGATTGCCGAGTTTCTTGGCATAAGGGTTGACGTCAGGCACGGCGATACTCCAGATTCCCAGAGGGCGAGGCAGTCCCGAAAGCCCCCGCACCTTTTAATCACCACTCCAGAAACCTTCCAGATTCTTTTCCTCGGAAAAAACCTGAGGAAGGCTTTGAAGAACGTGAGGTATGTGGTGGTTGACGAGATTCACGAGCTAATTGACAGCGAGAGGGGAGTGCAGCTTAGCGTTGCCCTTGAAAGGCTGAGGGAGATGGCAAGGTTTCAGACCATTGGCCTCTCAGCAACTGTAAGCAGGCCCAAGCTTGTTTCAAGGTTCGTTGGGGCTGATGCGGAAGTTCTGGAGTGGAAGGCTGAGAAGGAGTACGAAATTGAGGTTGTAAAGCCTGAGGTTGATGAGAAGCTTGCAGCAAAGCTTGGCGTTGATGCGGAGATTGCCGGAGAGCTGAAGTTTATTGCTGATGCGGTGAAGGAACACGGTTCTGCTTTAATCTTCGTCAACACACGCCAGACGGCTGAAGCACTGGGAATCAAGCTCAAAAAGCTGATTGATGTGGAGGTGCATCACGGCAGCCTTTCGAGGGAAACGAGGGTAGAGGCTGAGGAGAGGTTCGCCAAGGGCGAGCTTGATGCTCTAATCTGCACTTCCTCAATGGAGCTTGGGATTGACATTGGCCACGTAAATCTTGTTGTGCAGTACAACAGTCCGAGGCAGGCTGTAAGGCTCGTGCAGAGAGTAGGACGGAGCGGTCACGGATTGGGGAGAGTTTCGAAGGGCTACGTTGTTGCGAGCAGCTTCGACGACATTCTTGAGTCCGCTGTAATTGTCAGAAGGGCCAAGGAGGGATTGCTGGAGGATGCGGAGATTCACTTCAAAAGTTTTGACGTGCTGGCGAATCAGATATGCGCTCTCGCCCTCGAATACGGCAGAATTGATGCTGAAAAGGCCCACAGGATAGTGAAGAGAGCTTTTCCCTACCGCAATCTGACTTTTGAGGAGTTTGATGAGGTTTGCAACTTCCTCGCCCGGATCGGGAAGATTTTCTACGACGAGGGGGAGATTGGTGCGAGGAGAAACACGAGGAGGTACTTCTACGAGAACATATCGATGATTCCCGACGAGAAGCACTACAGGGTTGTTGATGTTTCAAGCGGAAAAACCATAGGCTCCCTCGACGAGAGCTTTCTCTCCACCTTCAGCGGGGAGATTTTTGCGATGAAAGGAGAGCTCTGGAGAGTTCTGAGCGTTGATGAGGTCGTGAGGGTTGAGCCAGTATCTGCTGAAGGAGAGATACCTTCATGGGTGGGGGAGGAGATTCCCGTCCCCTTTGAGGTTGCTCAGGAAGTCGGAATGCTGAGAAACTGGTTAGCCGGGCTGATAAAGGCGAAGGGGGAGAAGGCAGCGTTGAAGGCTCTGGGAGCTAAGGGAGATGTCAGTGTGGTGGTTAAAACACTGAGGGAGCAGATTGAGAAGGGCTTTGCAGTCCCCTATGACAGCCACATTACCATTGAGGGCTCGGAGAATGTTGTTGTGGTTAACGCATGCTTCGGTCACAAGGTGAACGAGACCCTCGGCAGAATTCTCGCTTTACTTTTAACCGCAAGAAGGGGAAGCAGTGTGGCGGTTGAGATCGACCCCTACAGAATCAAGCTCAGTCCAGCAAAACCCGAAGAGGTGGAGAGCATACTTAAAAGCATTCAGCCCGAAGCGGTTGAGAGTTTAGCTGAAAGAGCTGTTTTTGACACGAGGCTGATGCAGTGGAAGGTTGTCAACGCTGCCAGAAAATTCGGATTCCTGTCCAAGGAGGACGAGCTGAGCAGGATTAACGTTAGAAGCCTCGTGGTGAAGCTGAAGGATACGCCCATCTACAGAGAGGCTTTGAGGGAGATTTTCGTTGAGAAGATGGATGTCGAGAGAACGGCAGAAGTTGTGGAGAAAATCTCCAGCGGGGAGATTGAAGTTTCTGTTTACAATGAACTCAGTCCAATAAGCCTTGCAGCGAGACAGAGGGCCATGGACATTCTTGCCGTCAAGTCCAGCGAGGCCATCCTCAGAGCCTTCAGGGAGAGGCTTGAAAAAGAGGTGGTGAGGGTTTACTGCCTGAACTGCAGGGCCTGCTACACGGAGAGAGTTGAGAGCTTTGAGAGGTTCACATGCATAAAGTGCGGCTCGAAAATGATTGCCGTCTTCAACTCAAGAAGAAAGCCCGAGGAGTTCAGGGAAAGAGAGCTTTTCAAGCTGGCCAACCTCGTCATGGCTCACGGAAAGAGAGCTGTTTACGCTCTCTCAACTTTCGGAATAGGGGCTGACACAGCTGCAAGGCTTCTTTCGAGGTATTATCTGGAGGAAGATGACTTCTTTAAGGCTTTAATTGAGGCTGAGAGGAACTACATTCGAACGAGGAGGTTCTGGGATTGATTTATAAGCAGGTTTGCCGAATGGGGATGATGAACAGGGCAGAGATTGTCATTGAGGGTTGCAGCCCTGATGTGGCCAAATCAATCCAGCCAGAAATCGAAACCTCAATAAGTCGGGCAAAGCTTTATCAATCTGGCGAAAGGTTGGGATTAGAAATTGAGGCTGAAGACGTCTCAGATTTGAGAGCGGCGATAAATTCGTGGTTAAGGCTGATTAAGATGTGTGTAGAGGTTGAAGAGGTGTTGAAAAATGGGTGAACTCCCTCCGCAGGTTCAGAATCTGGTTGCGCAGCTTCAGCAGCTTCAGCAGCAGCTGCAGGCAGTAATCACTCAGAGGGCTCAGGTAGAGGCGTTGCTGAGAGACACGGAGCAGGCACTGGAGGAGCTTCAGAAGGTCGATGATGAAACACCGGTCTACAAGGCTGTTGGAAACATTCTGGTTAAGGAGAAGAAGGAGGACGTGATTAAGGAGCTTACAGAGAAAAAGGAGACCTACGAGATAAGGATAAAGACTCTGCAAAGGCAGGAGGAAAAGCTCAGGGAGAGGTTCGCTGAGACACAGCAGAAGCTCCAGAACCTGCTCAGTCCTCAGGCAGGATAACGCTGAGGATTTCCTCAAGCAATTTTTTATCGATTTCCCTGCTTATTCTCAGGAATTTTCCCTCGAAGGCAATGAATCCCCTCTCGAAC
The nucleotide sequence above comes from Archaeoglobus fulgidus DSM 4304. Encoded proteins:
- a CDS encoding CDP-alcohol phosphatidyltransferase family protein, whose product is MTVIATIVGLGAAAVIAAGEIYWGVLTLFISQILDCTDGDLARLTGRVTRSGAYLDRVFDRFVDAAIVIGIVYLYPSELWLAGFMAVVGSFGVSITRAMAEAEGAECKVGIGGRDTRLAIIMVGLLYGYASGNAVSVYAATLWIVAVLGFITTLHRMLHTLKQLD
- a CDS encoding MFS transporter, giving the protein MQLKKAALLTSGVASFLTPFMGSSTNIALPAIGKEFQIDAITLGWIATAYLLAAGMFSVPFGRIADIAGRKKVFVVGLLVFSLGSILSAIPPNAEMLIAFRVLQGVGGAMIFATSVAILTSVFPPQERGKAIGINTGAVYTGLSLGPIGGGFLTQNLGWRSLFIANGALGFFALIVASVYLRGEWADARGEKFDLAGSAIYAAMLFFLIYGFSEFSVAFIVLGAILALIFVVYENRQEHPVFAVRLLLSNLTFSLSSLAALLNYAATFAVGFLMSLYLQYVKGFDAQTAGLILVSQPVVMAIFAPIAGWISDRIEPRVVASTGMAVTTLSLILFAGINGETALSNIITYLMLLGFGIALFSSPNTNAIMSSVERKFFGIASATVATMRLVGQTLSMALVMLVFSMVIGRVEITPEYFGRFIESSRIAFSIFAALCFVGIFASLGRGKIKRG
- a CDS encoding acetyl-CoA hydrolase/transferase family protein; its protein translation is MNYREEYEKKLISPEEAAGLVESGMHIELGGAANTALIIDKYLAKRKDELENVKVGTFIDLAHYEFLKADPNGEVFEWSSGFLYRPVRKTSKELGPCVFRPNLYHDVPKIVREFSKDYDPIDIAYLVTTPMDKHGYFNFGLTCSHMKALAEVAEKVVVVVKENMPWVNGGYDECIHISEVDYIVEDNEMPVPFIPFSIPPTKEDEMIAENILNAETKDGRKLIQDGSTLQVGIGGLPDTVVKMLKEGGYKNLGVHTEMMGDGTLELIEEGVVTNDQKRLDRGKSVFTFALGSLKLYEYLDRNPEVATYPVDYTNDPFIIAQQPKMFSLNQAAEADLMGQINSEQMGLISPTGKLYQVSGTGGQLDFVMGCLFSRDRQGFSILAMYSTHNGTSRIKPILPPGAAVTVPRSMVQVVATEWGVAYLKGLTVKERAIAMIHLAHPDHREWLEKEAEKLGLLPPNYTIPAGKPDYLLYKRD
- a CDS encoding phosphoglycerate kinase translates to MIDGLPTLDDIPYRGKHVLLRVDINAPIVNSTILDTSRFESHIPTIEALEDSKLVLLAHQSRPGKKDFTSLESHASTLSKLLGKRVEYIDEIFSKGVLRRIKEMENGEVILLENVRFYSEEQLNRSAEEHAECHMVRKLSTAFDLFVNDAFSASHRSHASLVGFVPVLPSVVGRLVENEVTALSKPLKGEGRKIFVLGGAKIKDSVKVLKNVLENNIAEKVVLTGVVANYFLMLKGYDIGEVNRKVVEDNKEDVSDEEMINILKKYSDKIILPIDLGIEKDGVRVDIPLEKFDGKYRIMDIGLETVNQLSEIIPKYDYVVLNGPAGVFEDERFSLGTYEILRAATRAGYSVVGGGHIASAARLFGLSDKFSHISTAGGACIRFLSGEKLVALEVIKEYWAKKWGKS
- the argJ gene encoding bifunctional ornithine acetyltransferase/N-acetylglutamate synthase, which gives rise to MEITDIGGVLCNGIKEGKYGLGLVRVRGSIAGVFTQNKIRAAPVIVCEENIRDGVVEGVIVNSGNANAYTGEQGMRDAREMCRIAANLLGCEERRVAVASTGVIGRKLDMEWIRKKAPEVYSGLGNSVENAERFGRAIVTTDRFVKKAYSEKARIAAVAKGAGMIAPNMATMLCFAFTSAKFDSGELYDMLRRAADKTFNRLTVDGDTSTNDTVLLISTGKERVERDVFEEELCSVFYSIAKQMARDGEGATKVFEVRVDGARNDEDANLIARAVASSLLVKTAIFGCDPNWGRIIAAAGYSGADVDERITLSLSDGRDEVFLIDSGRPLGNEERARVLMEKAEELVIRLRLEKGNGKGFAIGCDLTYDYVKLNAEYTT
- a CDS encoding Lrp/AsnC family transcriptional regulator, with protein sequence MVKIDEVDIKILRELQDDARKSLKEISEKVGVAEGTVYNRINKMRKIGLIKKFIPVVDYSMLGYDLIAIIGITAEGGYLTEIEKEIAKERNVTAVYDVTGDYDIIVVAKFKDRDSLNAFVKRIAGMDKVLKTYTMLVLNVVKETHLIDL
- a CDS encoding DEAD/DEAH box helicase, encoding MQVEAERETEGKSFNHLPANIAFTMLNQRLREALSAAGIEELTELQLEAFRKILSGKDVLIIAPTGSGKTEAAIIPIFEAMLKMEKPEGIVAIYITPLRALNRDMLRRIRGIAEFLGIRVDVRHGDTPDSQRARQSRKPPHLLITTPETFQILFLGKNLRKALKNVRYVVVDEIHELIDSERGVQLSVALERLREMARFQTIGLSATVSRPKLVSRFVGADAEVLEWKAEKEYEIEVVKPEVDEKLAAKLGVDAEIAGELKFIADAVKEHGSALIFVNTRQTAEALGIKLKKLIDVEVHHGSLSRETRVEAEERFAKGELDALICTSSMELGIDIGHVNLVVQYNSPRQAVRLVQRVGRSGHGLGRVSKGYVVASSFDDILESAVIVRRAKEGLLEDAEIHFKSFDVLANQICALALEYGRIDAEKAHRIVKRAFPYRNLTFEEFDEVCNFLARIGKIFYDEGEIGARRNTRRYFYENISMIPDEKHYRVVDVSSGKTIGSLDESFLSTFSGEIFAMKGELWRVLSVDEVVRVEPVSAEGEIPSWVGEEIPVPFEVAQEVGMLRNWLAGLIKAKGEKAALKALGAKGDVSVVVKTLREQIEKGFAVPYDSHITIEGSENVVVVNACFGHKVNETLGRILALLLTARRGSSVAVEIDPYRIKLSPAKPEEVESILKSIQPEAVESLAERAVFDTRLMQWKVVNAARKFGFLSKEDELSRINVRSLVVKLKDTPIYREALREIFVEKMDVERTAEVVEKISSGEIEVSVYNELSPISLAARQRAMDILAVKSSEAILRAFRERLEKEVVRVYCLNCRACYTERVESFERFTCIKCGSKMIAVFNSRRKPEEFRERELFKLANLVMAHGKRAVYALSTFGIGADTAARLLSRYYLEEDDFFKALIEAERNYIRTRRFWD
- a CDS encoding KEOPS complex subunit Pcc1 — protein: MGMMNRAEIVIEGCSPDVAKSIQPEIETSISRAKLYQSGERLGLEIEAEDVSDLRAAINSWLRLIKMCVEVEEVLKNG
- a CDS encoding prefoldin subunit beta, with the protein product MGELPPQVQNLVAQLQQLQQQLQAVITQRAQVEALLRDTEQALEELQKVDDETPVYKAVGNILVKEKKEDVIKELTEKKETYEIRIKTLQRQEEKLRERFAETQQKLQNLLSPQAG